One genomic segment of Ignavibacteriota bacterium includes these proteins:
- a CDS encoding MFS transporter, producing MSKWKIKISLFLSYFVLAILLNTVGIVIAQVIEDYNVSRLTAGTLEAFKDLSIMFVSFVLASFVPKFGYRKTLIYGLIALTFGCMLIASITEYWSVPILYMITGSSFALMKVSVYSTVGLITKNQQEHTSFMNTLEGVFMTGSLTGPLIFSLMISLNHWNNTYWVIAVLTFLSLILMLFTEFDESVVHEEAKDSNFVKMFSLLKYPMVWVFIISAFLYVMIEQSFGTWLPTFNREIFKLSQAQSASFLSFYAGSIAISRFFAGYLSKKYSWLTIQLIYLVGAFLLTFIVLFQTMDFTSVEHKNWYHASPLAFIFSLVGFFLGPIYPTICSIVLSKLEKSKHSSMTGLIIIFSALGGSSGSMIIGFFSQNFSVHNAFFFPLIPITLLAFMLIPYKKLSDNFGVEHHTL from the coding sequence ATGTCAAAATGGAAAATCAAAATCTCACTTTTTCTAAGTTATTTCGTCCTTGCTATTCTTCTAAATACGGTCGGAATTGTAATTGCACAAGTAATTGAAGATTATAATGTAAGTCGATTAACAGCAGGAACTTTGGAAGCTTTTAAAGATCTTTCAATAATGTTTGTATCGTTTGTTCTGGCTTCATTTGTCCCTAAATTCGGTTATAGAAAAACTTTAATTTATGGACTCATCGCACTCACATTTGGGTGTATGCTAATTGCCTCAATTACCGAATATTGGTCGGTTCCAATTTTATATATGATCACCGGTTCAAGTTTTGCGCTTATGAAAGTTTCGGTTTATTCAACAGTCGGATTGATTACAAAAAATCAACAAGAACACACAAGTTTTATGAATACACTCGAAGGTGTATTTATGACCGGATCACTTACTGGTCCGTTAATTTTTTCATTAATGATAAGTTTAAATCATTGGAATAATACATATTGGGTTATCGCAGTTTTAACTTTTTTATCTCTCATCTTGATGTTATTTACAGAATTTGATGAAAGTGTCGTACACGAAGAAGCAAAAGATTCAAATTTTGTTAAAATGTTTTCGCTATTAAAATATCCTATGGTTTGGGTATTTATAATAAGTGCATTTTTATATGTAATGATTGAGCAAAGTTTCGGAACTTGGCTTCCAACATTTAATAGAGAAATTTTCAAATTGTCACAAGCGCAATCTGCATCTTTCTTAAGTTTTTATGCCGGCTCAATTGCAATAAGCAGATTTTTTGCCGGTTATTTATCAAAAAAATATTCTTGGTTAACTATCCAACTTATTTATTTAGTTGGAGCATTTTTATTAACGTTTATTGTACTTTTTCAAACTATGGATTTTACATCAGTCGAACATAAAAATTGGTATCACGCTTCGCCTTTGGCTTTTATTTTTTCTTTGGTTGGATTTTTTCTCGGTCCAATTTATCCAACAATTTGTTCAATTGTTTTAAGTAAACTTGAAAAAAGTAAACACAGCTCAATGACCGGATTAATAATTATATTTTCTGCCTTAGGCGGAAGTTCGGGTTCAATGATTATTGGATTTTTTTCACAAAATTTCAGCGTGCATAATGCATTCTTTTTTCCATTAATCCCAATTACCCTATTGGCATTTATGTTAATTCCTTATAAAAAATTATCAGATAACTTTGGAGTTGAGCATCATACATTATAG